The following coding sequences are from one Gossypium hirsutum isolate 1008001.06 chromosome A12, Gossypium_hirsutum_v2.1, whole genome shotgun sequence window:
- the LOC107919991 gene encoding probable apyrase 6: MRRLNARHRVDSELKTTTNQPKMDPIKFQTRPNSRSTSLFSRNPRQTKPTPSLFAISVSVSLALLIFSYIFIFSSPVSTKYGIIIDGGSTGTRIHVFRYRVDGSKNLVFDFKEGSDSLKVNPGLSAYVEYPEAVSDSLGKLLEFGRKKVPRKQLAETEIRLMATAGLRLLDVELQERILEECRKVLRVSGFKFHDEWASVITGSDEGVYAWVVANYALGTLGGNPLDTTGIIELGGASAQVTFFSSEPLPSKFSRSIKFGNFTYSLYSYSFLHFGQDVAHESLRESLIKGDFGPASDSLNKVMYMDPCTPKGYLFPSSNLSLGYMAEKSKYSSELQATGNFSECRSAALMLLQNGKEKCSNYRCYLGSVFMPKLQGKFLATENFFHTSKFFRLHQRASLSDVMMAGQHFCGEDWSKLKKKHQSLGEEELLRYCFSSAYIVALLHDSLGIALDDERISFANRVENIPLDWALGAFIVQNTAKLDAPQIDWITTIVSNDSPTLFSIIAVSAILMFIAWFILKWRKPELKTVYDLEKGRYIVTRIGRK; this comes from the exons ATGCGACGATTGAATGCTCGACATCGGGTCGATTCCGAACTCAAGACCACCACCAACCAACCTAAAATGGATCCAATTAAGTTCCAAACCCGACCCAATTCCCGATCCACCTCTCTTTTTTCCCGAAACCCTCGTCAAACCAAGCCTACCCCTTCTCTCTTTGCAATCTCAGTATCCGTATCTCTCGCTTTATTGATTTTTAGTTACATTTTCATTTTCTCCTCACCAGTGTCCACGAAGTACGGAATCATAATCGATGGTGGAAGCACCGGAACGAGGATCCATGTGTTTCGGTACAGAGTTGATGGAAGCAAAAACCTGGTTTTCGATTTTAAAGAAGGGTCAGATAGCTTGAAGGTTAATCCGGGGTTGTCGGCTTACGTGGAGTATCCGGAAGCTGTTTCGGATTCTTTGGGAAAGCTTCTGGAGTTTGGGAGGAAGAAAGTTCCAAGAAAACAGTTGGCAGAGACGGAAATTAGGTTAATGGCGACGGCTGGGCTGAGGTTGTTGGATGTTGAGTTGCAGGAGCGGATTTTGGAGGAGTGCAGGAAGGTGCTTAGGGTGTCTGGGTTTAAATTTCACGACGAGTGGGCGTCAGTTATTACAG GCTCTGATGAGGGGGTCTATGCTTGGGTTGTTGCAAACTATGCACTTGGTACTCTTGGAGGTAATCCTCTGGATACGACTGGAATTATTGAACTTGGTGGGGCATCTGCTCAG GTAACCTTTTTCTCAAGTGAGCCTTTGCCTTCTAAGTTCTCACGCTCCATCAAGTTTGGGAATTTCACTTACAGTCTCTATAGTTACAGCTTTCTTCATTTTGGTCAG gATGTTGCACATGAATCATTGAGGGAATCGTTAATTAAAGGAGATTTCGGTCCTG CTTCTGACTCTCTTAATAAGGTGATGTACATGGATCCTTGTACACCTAAAGGTTACTTGTTTCCATCATCAAATCTTTCACTGGGTTATATGGCTGAAAAAAGTAAATATAGTTCCGAACTTCAAGCTACTGGTAACTTCTCAGAGTGCAGATCTGCTGCACTAATGTTATTACAAAACGGAAAAG AAAAATGTTCCAACTACCGCTGTTATTTGGGGTCTGTTTTCATGCCCAAGCTTCAAGGAAAATTTTTGGCTACAGAAAATTTCTTCCATACCTCAAAG TTCTTTAGGTTGCATCAAAGGGCCTCTCTTTCTGATGTCATGATGGCGGGGCAACATTTCTGTGGAGAAGATTGGTCAAAATTGAAGAAGAAGCACCAATCACTTGGTGAGGAAGAATTGTTGCGCTATTGTTTTTCTTCAGCATATATTGTGGCCTTACTTCATGATAGCCTTGGAATTGCTTTGGATGATGAAAG GATCAGCTTTGCTAATCGGGTAGAAAATATACCACTAGATTGGGCCTTGGGAGCTTTCATAGTACAAAACACGGCCAAGTTGGATGCGCCGCAAATTGATTGGATAACTACCATTGTCAGCAATGATTCACCCACGCTATTCTCCATCATTGCCGTTTCTGCAATATTGATGTTCATAGCTTGGTTTATATTGAAATGGAGGAAACCTGAGTTGAAGACAGTGTATGATTTAGAGAAAGGACGATATATAGTGACTCGTATTGGCAGAAAATGA